CATGGGGCGATTTCCTCCAACTGCTCCGCCCGGTTGGGGAGGTGACGGGAGGCGCCCGTTTCGGCCGCTGCTCACCCCACCAAAGAATCGTTGCTGTGTTCGAATCTGGTCGCTGACCGGGACTGATGGGGTTAGAGTAATCGAACGAGCGTACGATGAACATATCGGGTGTATGGCCGAAAAGGGGTGGAGTGATGGAGGTGTGGCATGGCGGGCTTCGCCCATCTGCACGTCGCATCCGGTTACTCCGCCCGCTACGGCGCCGCCCACCCCGAGCATCTCGTCCGACGGGCGGCCGAGCGGGGCATGACGGCGCTCGCGCTCACCGACCGGGACACGGTCACCGGAGCCGTCCGGTTCGCACAGGCCTGTGCGAAGGAGGGGGTCCGGCCGATCTTCGGTGTCGACCTGGCGGTAGAGGCTCTTGCGCCCCCGCCGCCTGCCCAGCGCCACCGCACCCCGGCGCGCGGTGGCGCGCACGTCGTCGAGCCGCCGCTGCGGTTCGTGCTGCTCGCGCAGAACCGGGCCGGATGGGCGCGGCTGTGCCGCATCACCTCGGCCGCCCACGCCGGCACCGCGTCCGGCGCGGCGCCGGTGGTGGTGCCGTGGGAAGCGCTACGCGAATACGGCGGCCCCGGCCTGACCGTACTGCTCGGACCGCTCTCGGAGCCGGTGCGGGCCTTGGCGGCTGGGCGCGAAGACGTCGCGGCCAAGCTGTTGGCACCGTGGCAGGAGATCTTCGGTAGGGGAATCAGGCTGGAAGCTGTTGTGCATAAACGTTTCGGCGTCGGTCCGGGATCCCTGCGGCTGGCAGCCCGGACCCTTGCGCTGGCCGATCGCACCCGCACCACCGCCGTGCTCTCCAATGCCGTCCGTTACGCCGACCCGGACCAGCACCGTCTCGCCGACGTCCTGGACGCCGCGCGGCTGCTGCGGCCCATCGACCGGCGCAACCTGGACAGCGGGCAGCGCTGGCTCAAGGACGAGAGAGGAATGGCGGGCGTCGCGCGAATGATTGCCGAATGCGCCGGAGCGGACGTCCGGCGGGCACGTCGTCTGATGGCGGACACCGCCGCTACGGCGGTCGCATGCACCGTCGACCCGGTGGCGGACCTCGGGCTCGGCGCCCGGCACTTCCCGGAACCGTCGCTCTTCGGCGCCGAGCCCGGAGCGGGCGGAGCCGCACAGTTGCTGCGCCGGCAGTGCGAGGAGGGTCTGGCCCGACGGGGCCTCGATCGCGACCGCGCGGCGCTTGACCGGCTGGACCAGGAGCTCGATGTGATCTCCCGGCTGGACTACGACTCGTACTTCCTCGCCGTCCACCAGGTCGTGGCCGACATCCGGGCCAAGGGCATCCGGGTCGCGGCCCGCGGCTCGGGCGCCGGGTCGATGGTCTGCCACGCCTTGGACATCGCCACCGCCAACCCGCTCGACCACCGGCTGCTGTTCGAACGCTTCCTGAGCGTGCGCCGGGCATCGCTGCCCGACATCGACATCGACGTGGAATCCGCCCGGCGCCTGGAGTGCTACGACGCGATCTTCGACCGGTTCGGCAAGGAGCGGGTGGCGGTCACCGCGATGCCCGAGACCTACCGTGCCCGCCGGGCCCTGCGGGACACCGGCCTCGCGCTGGGGATCGCGCCCGCGGACGTCGACCGGATCGCCAAGAGCTTCCCGCACCTGCGGGCCTCGGACATCACCGGCGCGCTCGCCGAGCTGCCGGAACTGCGGCAGCTGGCGTCCGAGGCACACCGGTACGGACCTCTGTGGGAGCTTGCCGAAGGCCTCGACTCCCTGGTCCACGGCATGGCCATGCACCCCTGTGGCGTGGTCATCAGCGACGCGACCCTCCTGGACCGGCTGCCGGTGCAGCCCACACCGCAGGGCGACTACCCCATGGCCATGGCGGCAAAGGAGGAGATCGAAGACCTGGGCAATATCAAACTCGACGTCCTGGGTGTCCGCATGCAGTCCGCGATGGCCCACGCCGTCACCGAGATCGAACGGACGACCGGCAACCGCATCGACCTGGACGACCCACAGCAGGTACCGCTCGACGACGTCTTCGCATTCAAACTCATCCAGGAGAGTCAGACCCTGGGCCTGTTTCAATTGGAGTCACCTGGTCAGCAAGATCTTTTGTCGAGACTGCAGCCACGCGATCCTCAGGACGTCATCGCGGACATCAGTCTCTTCCGTCCCGGTCCGGTCGCCGGGGGCATGCCTGAGCGGTACATCGCCGCACGCCATGGCGGCACACCCTCGTACGCCCATCCGGACCTCGAGCCGGTGCTCGCCGACACCTACGGCGTGACCATCTGGCACGAGCAGATCATCGAGACGCTCTCGGTGATGACCGGCTGCGACTACGCGCTGGCCGAGATCGCGCGGCGAGCGCTCGGCGAGAAGGAGCGACTGCCCCGAATCAAGGACTGGTTCCATCACCAGGCACACGCCCGCGGTTACAGCACGGAGGTGCGGGACGAGGTCTGGAAGACCATCGAGGCCTTCGGCGCCTACGGCTTCTGCCGGGCGCACGCGGTCGCCTTCGCCGTACCGGCTCTGCAGAGTGCCTGGCTCAAGGCGCACTACCCGGCATTCCTGCTGGCCGGCCTTCTCGAACACGACCCCGGGATGTGGCCCAAGCGCGTCCTCGTCTCCGACGCCCGTCGGAGTGGCGTACCGGTTCTGCCCGTCGACATCAACCACTCCAAGGTGAAGCACACCGTAGAGAAGGCCGACGGAGAGCAGTGGGGCGTGCGGCTCGCACTGTCCGCGGTGCACGGTATCAGCGAGGAAGAGTGCGCCCGGATCGAGGAGGGACAGCCGTACGGATCGCTGTCGGACTTCTGGCAGCGGGCCCATCCCAGCAGACCGGTCGCCGAACGCCTCGCGGAGATCGGTGCCATGAGCTCCCTCCACGACGGACGCCTCACGCGACGCGACCTGCTGCTGCAGATCGCCGAACTCCACCGGCAGTCCCGCACCCGATCGGCGGGCAAAGGCCAGCTGCCCATCGACACGAACGCCGTCGGCGGAGCGGAGCCGAGCGGCCTGCCGGAGATGACCGGACGCGAAGCCCTGAGCGCCGAGCTGAGCACCCTCGGCATCGACGTCTCCAAGCACCTGATGGAACACCACCACCGACTCCTGCGCGAGATCGGCGCGACCGACGCGGCGCACCTGGCCGGAATGCGCCCCGGTCAGCAGGTCCTCGTCGCCGGCGTACGGGCCTCCACCCAGACCCCGCCGATCGCCAGCGGCCGACGCATCATCTTCGTCACCCTGGAGGACGGCTCCGGCTTGGTCGACCTGGCCTTCTTCGAGGACTCCCACCCGGCCTGCGCGCACACCGTCTTCCACAGCGGGTTGCTGCTGGTGCGCGGCACGGTCCAGGTGCGCGGCACCCGCCGCACCGTCGTCGGAACCATGGCCTGGGACTTGGACGAGATCGCTGCCGCCCGCCGCGACAACGGCCCAGAGGCCGCGCTCGCCCTCCTTGGATCCAGTCACCCGCACCCGACTCCTGCACAGCCGCAGCGGACCCTGGCCAACGGCACCACAGGCGCTCGGCTGCACCCGTATGCCGACCTGCAGCCCGCCGGTAGCCGTTCGGCAGACCTGAAGAAGTTCGGCTACACCAGCCCAGGGAGTGCAGGATGACCACGCGTCTGCGGCACATCGCCCACCTCCATCTGCACGCCGCACTGAGCGAGGCCCAGCACGACGACGTAATCGAACTGATGTCTGGCGTCACGCCCCACGTCCAGGCCATCCCACCCAACGCCGTCCAGCTCGACCTGACCTCGGCGCTCAGATACTTCGACCTGTCTCCCTACGACGTCGTTCAGTTGACGAAGCTCAGGCTGAAGGCCCTCTACAACATCGACAGCAGCGCCGGGCTCGCGAACAACCGCATGCTGGCTGCCATGGCGGCCGACGCGTCCGCGCCGGGAGACACCACCTGGGTCCCCACCGGACAAGTGACCGACTGGCTGTACCCGCGGCCGGTCACCGCGCTGCCGGGGATCGGCCGCGCCACAGCGGAGACGCTCAGCAGGTACGGCCTGCACACCATCGGCCAGATCATCGACATGCCTCCGGCTACCTTGCAGCGACTTTTCGGCGCGGGTCCTGCTCGGCTGCTGGCCGAGCGCGCTCGCGGCCACGACCCCCGCCCGGTCACCCCGTTGGAACCGGCAGCGCACCTGATGGCCGACCTTGTGCTGGAGCGGGACTGCCTGGACCCGGCACAGCATCACCGTGCAGTCCTGGGGCTCGCCGACCAGATTGGCCAACGCCTACGCGGCGAAAGCCAGATCACGAGACGACTCACCCTCACGGTGCGGTACGCCGACCGCAGTTCCACGACCCGCATGCGTACGCTGTCGGAACCCACCAACCACTCACCCGCCCTCGCCGCAACTGCCCTGGGTCTGCTGACCGCCCTCGGGCTGCAGCGAGCGAGAGTCCGCGCCTTCGTGATCCGCGCCGACGGCCTGCTGCCAGCGAACAGTGCCTACCGCCAGCTCTCTCTGGATCCCACCGATGCCCGTGCCCGCGCAGTCGAAGCTGCCGCAGACCGTGCCCGTCGACGCTTCGGGCCCGAGGCTGTACGTCCAGCCGCTCTGGCTGACTGACTGCTTTCAGCGCGGACTGACCGATTTCGAGACACGGGCCGGGGCACTGTGGCTGGACCCCGTACGCCTGCCCGAACTCAGCGAATACAGCTTCGCCCTGCGCTATCGAGGCCACTGGGGCATCCGGCTCCGCATGCGGCCCGGACAGCTCGAAGTCGGCGTGCCGCCGTCCGACCGGTTGCCGTTCGCCATAGAGTTCCCGGACCCGCGCGGTCTCCCTCGCACCCGGCAAATCCTGCTGGCTGACACTGCGGGATCACTGATCCCCCGGCGACCCCGGGCTCGGGCGCCACCCTGCTGTTCACCGGTGCGCGATGACAGCGACGGGCGCGGCCGAGTGATGCAGGACGGCATGGGTGACCGGGCCGATATGCGCTGCGAGCGGCGCGTCTTGGATACGCCGACCGATGACCATGAGCTCGGCGTCTGCCGACTCGTACACCAGCTGCCGAGAGGCCCCGCCGAACAGTGCTTGCTCCACGACGTTCACGGATGGGAACTTCTGTCGCCATGGCATCAGCATGTCGCTCAGCGCCTGTGCGATCTCCTCTCCGGCGTCGACAGCTGCGTAGTCTGTGTAGACCGGCCGCATCGTCCAGCCGTGCACTACTCGAAGACTGGCGGCCCGCCTGGCTGCCGCATCGAAGGCGAAGGCTATGACCGCGTCGCAGTCCTGGCGGATGTCGACCCCGAGGACGACGTCACGGTACTCGCCCGACGCTTCGGCCGGTGCGGAGTCCGAGGGCGCGCCTGCTCGCCCCTTTGCCGCCCGTACGAGTACGACCGGCTGCTCGGTGGCGCTCACCGTGGCCAGACCGACCGAACCGAGGAGGAAGCCCGCGACGCTACCCAGCCCTCGCGAACCGAGTACGAGCACATCTGCTTCGCTGGCGGCGGTCGCCAGACCGGCTGATGACTGCTGCCCCGCGAAGTGCCGAATGGTGACCTCCAGCTGCGGGTGGCGTTGCCGCACATCGGCGGCGGCCCTCTCCAGCATCTCCTCGGCCCAGGTGCGCCGCATCTCAGGGGTGATGGCGGGCCGGGTCAGTGCCGAAGGCCCTTCCTCTACGTGAACGAGGTGCAGCTGCACCCTGCGCAGCAGCGCCTCTCGCGCAGCCCACTCGGCGGCGGCGAGGCTTTCCGGTGTGCCGTCCAGACCGACGGCGACATTGCGCGTCATGATGAGAACCTCTTCCGGTTGGATGTCCGCCATGCGGGATGTGTCTCCGCGCGGTGCCCTATGGCCGCGCTTCCAGGGTCACTGACCGTCGGCCCTGGCACGAGAGGCCAAGGGGCCCTGGCCGGGTCGAACGGCCCCAGTGACGCTCGAGTCAGCCAGCCCGACAGCGGCGCGTCGAGCACCGCATCCGCTCTTACCGGGTTGTACGCCGACACAGCCGTTGTCATGACCGTCAGCTGGTGCCAGCCGTGGTGGCCTCGTTGCCGAACGGTTTGGTACCGCTCGCCGTCCAGACAGGTCCGGTCGGCCCTGGCGTCGCG
This portion of the Streptomyces sp. NBC_01750 genome encodes:
- a CDS encoding DNA polymerase III subunit alpha translates to MAGFAHLHVASGYSARYGAAHPEHLVRRAAERGMTALALTDRDTVTGAVRFAQACAKEGVRPIFGVDLAVEALAPPPPAQRHRTPARGGAHVVEPPLRFVLLAQNRAGWARLCRITSAAHAGTASGAAPVVVPWEALREYGGPGLTVLLGPLSEPVRALAAGREDVAAKLLAPWQEIFGRGIRLEAVVHKRFGVGPGSLRLAARTLALADRTRTTAVLSNAVRYADPDQHRLADVLDAARLLRPIDRRNLDSGQRWLKDERGMAGVARMIAECAGADVRRARRLMADTAATAVACTVDPVADLGLGARHFPEPSLFGAEPGAGGAAQLLRRQCEEGLARRGLDRDRAALDRLDQELDVISRLDYDSYFLAVHQVVADIRAKGIRVAARGSGAGSMVCHALDIATANPLDHRLLFERFLSVRRASLPDIDIDVESARRLECYDAIFDRFGKERVAVTAMPETYRARRALRDTGLALGIAPADVDRIAKSFPHLRASDITGALAELPELRQLASEAHRYGPLWELAEGLDSLVHGMAMHPCGVVISDATLLDRLPVQPTPQGDYPMAMAAKEEIEDLGNIKLDVLGVRMQSAMAHAVTEIERTTGNRIDLDDPQQVPLDDVFAFKLIQESQTLGLFQLESPGQQDLLSRLQPRDPQDVIADISLFRPGPVAGGMPERYIAARHGGTPSYAHPDLEPVLADTYGVTIWHEQIIETLSVMTGCDYALAEIARRALGEKERLPRIKDWFHHQAHARGYSTEVRDEVWKTIEAFGAYGFCRAHAVAFAVPALQSAWLKAHYPAFLLAGLLEHDPGMWPKRVLVSDARRSGVPVLPVDINHSKVKHTVEKADGEQWGVRLALSAVHGISEEECARIEEGQPYGSLSDFWQRAHPSRPVAERLAEIGAMSSLHDGRLTRRDLLLQIAELHRQSRTRSAGKGQLPIDTNAVGGAEPSGLPEMTGREALSAELSTLGIDVSKHLMEHHHRLLREIGATDAAHLAGMRPGQQVLVAGVRASTQTPPIASGRRIIFVTLEDGSGLVDLAFFEDSHPACAHTVFHSGLLLVRGTVQVRGTRRTVVGTMAWDLDEIAAARRDNGPEAALALLGSSHPHPTPAQPQRTLANGTTGARLHPYADLQPAGSRSADLKKFGYTSPGSAG
- a CDS encoding DNA polymerase Y family protein, with protein sequence MTTRLRHIAHLHLHAALSEAQHDDVIELMSGVTPHVQAIPPNAVQLDLTSALRYFDLSPYDVVQLTKLRLKALYNIDSSAGLANNRMLAAMAADASAPGDTTWVPTGQVTDWLYPRPVTALPGIGRATAETLSRYGLHTIGQIIDMPPATLQRLFGAGPARLLAERARGHDPRPVTPLEPAAHLMADLVLERDCLDPAQHHRAVLGLADQIGQRLRGESQITRRLTLTVRYADRSSTTRMRTLSEPTNHSPALAATALGLLTALGLQRARVRAFVIRADGLLPANSAYRQLSLDPTDARARAVEAAADRARRRFGPEAVRPAALAD
- a CDS encoding universal stress protein, with translation MADIQPEEVLIMTRNVAVGLDGTPESLAAAEWAAREALLRRVQLHLVHVEEGPSALTRPAITPEMRRTWAEEMLERAAADVRQRHPQLEVTIRHFAGQQSSAGLATAASEADVLVLGSRGLGSVAGFLLGSVGLATVSATEQPVVLVRAAKGRAGAPSDSAPAEASGEYRDVVLGVDIRQDCDAVIAFAFDAAARRAASLRVVHGWTMRPVYTDYAAVDAGEEIAQALSDMLMPWRQKFPSVNVVEQALFGGASRQLVYESADAELMVIGRRIQDAPLAAHIGPVTHAVLHHSAAPVAVIAHR